From Caretta caretta isolate rCarCar2 chromosome 3, rCarCar1.hap1, whole genome shotgun sequence, a single genomic window includes:
- the IL22RA2 gene encoding interleukin-22 receptor subunit alpha-2 has protein sequence MLSIHAAALLTVLIKCYPLYLLIHLLWTGVTVSGNRELHELIKPQKVEFHSLNFNNTLHWHPGRAATGDIIYFVQYKVYGQSLWKNKEECWGIHEVFCDLTHETSDIGEPYYGRVKSLSAGVHSVWITSSRFTPWRETKIGPPSVNVTPRNKSIKLKLQAPNSPYTRRRGSKIPMTNYYDLSYQVFLISNMLDEKNKILVYEGTDKIVKIEGLKPEVSYCIVVATYLPVLDRSSVYSGRKCTVPL, from the exons ATGCTCTCCATCCATGCAGCTGCTCTTCTAACTGTGCTGATTAAATGCTACCCCCTGTACTTATTGATACATTTGCTTTGGACTGGTGTAACTG TTTCAGGAAATCGAGAATTGCACGAATTAATTAAACCACAAAAGGTCGAATTTCACTCATTAAACTTCAACAATACTTTGCATTGGCATCCTGGGAGGGCTGCCACAGGTGACATCATCTACTTTGTGCAGTACAAAGT ATATGGGCAAAGCCTGtggaaaaataaagaagaatGTTGGGGTATTCATGAAGTTTTTTGTGACCTAACACATGAGACATCTGATATCGGAGAACCTTATTATGGCAGAGTGAAATCTCTTTCAGCTGGAGTCCATTCAGTTTGGATCACCAGTAGCAGATTTACTCCGTGGAGGGAAA CAAAAATAGGACCTCCATCAGTAAATGTGACTCCTAGAAACAAATCCATAAAATTAAAGCTCCAGGCTCcaaattcaccttatacaaggaGAAGAGGCAGCAAGATACCAATGACAAACTATTATGATCTATCCTATCAAGTGTTTCTAATCAGCAACATGCTAGATGAA aaaaacaaaatactggTGTATGAAGGAACAGACAAAATTGTTAAAATAGAAGGTTTGAAACCTGAAGTCAGCTACTGCATAGTGGTTGCAACCTACTTGCCAGTGCTGGACCGCAGCAGTGTGTACAGCGGTAGGAAATGCACGGTACCTCTATGA